A section of the Lepus europaeus isolate LE1 chromosome 19, mLepTim1.pri, whole genome shotgun sequence genome encodes:
- the NECTIN2 gene encoding nectin-2 isoform X1 yields MARAAALPPSRSSRTLPLLPLLLLLGEAGAQDVRVQVLPEVRGHLGGSVELPCHLLSPAPGVRVSQVTWKHRDVTVAAFHPKYGVHFPNPQLGQERLSFVNAGAGQGTETDLRDATLALRGLRVEDEGNYTCDFTTFPNGTRREVTWLRVIAQPQNHAEAQEVTLSLEPVPVARCVSSGGRPPARVSWISSLDGEARETQASGTLPGTVTVTSRLTLVPLGRTDGVKVSCKVEHESFKEPVLLPVTLSVRYPPEVSISGYDDNWYLGRSEAALTCDVRSNPEPTGYDWSTTSGVFPAAAVVQGPQLLIHTVDSLVNTTFICTVTNAVGTGRAEQLVLVRETPNTAGAGATGGIIGGIIAAIIATAVAATGILICRQQRKEQRLQGPEEEDDLEAPPSYKPPTPKAKLEEPEMPSQLFTLGASEHSPLKTPYFDAGASCTEQEMPRYHELPTLEERSGPLLLGATGLGGPILVPPGPPAVEGASLDLDEEEEEEEDYLDKINPIYDALSYSPPDSYQGKGFVMSRAMYV; encoded by the exons ATGGCCCGGGCCGCAGCCCTCCCGCCATCGAGATCGTCGCGGACGCtgccgctgctgccgctgctgctgctgctcgggGAGGCCG GAGCCCAGGATGTACGAGTTCAAGTGCTGCCCGAGGTGCGgggccacctgggaggcagcgtggAGCTGCCCTGCCACCTGCTGTCGCCCGCCCCGGGAGTGCGGGTCTCCCAGGTGACCTGGAAGCACCGGGATGTCACCGTGGCCGCCTTCCACCCCAAGTACGGCGTCCACTTCCCCAACCCCCAGCTCGGCCAGGAGCGGCTGTCCTTCGTCAACGCGGGAGCCGGGCAGGGCACGGAGACGGATCTGCGGGACGCCACGCTGGCCCTCCGGGGGCTGCGGGTGGAGGATGAGGGCAACTACACCTGTGACTTCACCACCTTTCCCAACGGCACCCGCCGCGAGGTGACCTGGCTCAGGGTCATAG cccagccccagaaccACGCCGAAGCCCAGGAGGTGACCCTGAGCCTGGAGCCCGTGCCCGTGGCGCGCTGTGTGTCCTCCGGCGGCCGCCCACCCGCTCGAGTCTCCTGGATCTCGTCCCTGGATGGGGAGGCCAGAGAGACCCAAGCGTCGGGGACCCTGCCCGGCACAGTCACCGTCACCAGTCGCCTCACCTTGGTGCCCTTGGGCCGGACAGATGGTGTCAAGGTCAGCTGCAAAGTGGAGCACGAGAGCTTCAAGGAGCCGGTGCTGCTGCCCGTGACCCTCTCCGTGCGCT ACCCCCCCGAGGTCTCCATCTCCGGCTACGATGACAACTGGTACCTGGGCCGGAGCGAGGCCGCCCTCACCTGTGACGTCCGCAGCAACCCAGAGCCCACCGGCTACGACTGGAGCAC GACCTCTGGCGTGTTCCCCGCCGCCGCCGTGGTGCAGGGCCCGCAGCTGCTCATCCACACGGTGGACAGCCTGGTCAACACCACCTTCATCTGCACGGTCACCAACGCCGTGGGCACGGGCCGTGCCGAGCAGCTGGTCCTGGTGCGAG AGACCCCCAAcacggcaggtgcaggggccacaggCGGCATCATCGGAGGCATCATCGCGGCCATCATCGCCACCGCCGTGGCCGCCACGGGCATCCTCATCTGCCGGCAGCAGCGGAAGGAGCagcggctgcaggggccagaggaggaggacga CCTGGAGGCACCGCCCTCGTACAAGCCACCGACCCCGAAGGCAAAGCTGGAGGAGCCAGAAATG CCCTCGCAGCTGTTCACCCTGGGGGCCTCGGAGCACAGCCCACTCAAGACCCCCTACTTTGACGCTGGCGCATCGTGCACTGAGCAG GAAATGCCTCGGTACCACGAGCTGCCCACGTTGGAAGAGCGGTCGGGGCCGCTGCTCCTGGgggccacgggcctggggggccccATCCTCGTGCCTCCGGGGCCCCCTGCCGTGGAGGGGGCTTCGCTGGATctggacgaggaggaggaggaggaggaagactatCTGGACAAAATCAACCCCATCTACGACGCCCTGTCCTACAGCCCGCCCGATTCCTACCAGGGCAAGGGCTTCGTCATGTCGCGGGCCATGTACGTGTGA
- the NECTIN2 gene encoding nectin-2 isoform X2, with product MARAAALPPSRSSRTLPLLPLLLLLGEAGAQDVRVQVLPEVRGHLGGSVELPCHLLSPAPGVRVSQVTWKHRDVTVAAFHPKYGVHFPNPQLGQERLSFVNAGAGQGTETDLRDATLALRGLRVEDEGNYTCDFTTFPNGTRREVTWLRVIAQPQNHAEAQEVTLSLEPVPVARCVSSGGRPPARVSWISSLDGEARETQASGTLPGTVTVTSRLTLVPLGRTDGVKVSCKVEHESFKEPVLLPVTLSVRYPPEVSISGYDDNWYLGRSEAALTCDVRSNPEPTGYDWSTTSGVFPAAAVVQGPQLLIHTVDSLVNTTFICTVTNAVGTGRAEQLVLVRDSPRASPRDVGPLVWGAVGGTLLVLLLLAGGSLAYILLRGRRRRKSPGEGAGGDAGAYDPKSQVLGNGGPVFWPPAAPGPLRPEGKGEEEEEEEEEEEEKAEEGLMLPRPPALEDDMESQLDGSLISRRAVYV from the exons ATGGCCCGGGCCGCAGCCCTCCCGCCATCGAGATCGTCGCGGACGCtgccgctgctgccgctgctgctgctgctcgggGAGGCCG GAGCCCAGGATGTACGAGTTCAAGTGCTGCCCGAGGTGCGgggccacctgggaggcagcgtggAGCTGCCCTGCCACCTGCTGTCGCCCGCCCCGGGAGTGCGGGTCTCCCAGGTGACCTGGAAGCACCGGGATGTCACCGTGGCCGCCTTCCACCCCAAGTACGGCGTCCACTTCCCCAACCCCCAGCTCGGCCAGGAGCGGCTGTCCTTCGTCAACGCGGGAGCCGGGCAGGGCACGGAGACGGATCTGCGGGACGCCACGCTGGCCCTCCGGGGGCTGCGGGTGGAGGATGAGGGCAACTACACCTGTGACTTCACCACCTTTCCCAACGGCACCCGCCGCGAGGTGACCTGGCTCAGGGTCATAG cccagccccagaaccACGCCGAAGCCCAGGAGGTGACCCTGAGCCTGGAGCCCGTGCCCGTGGCGCGCTGTGTGTCCTCCGGCGGCCGCCCACCCGCTCGAGTCTCCTGGATCTCGTCCCTGGATGGGGAGGCCAGAGAGACCCAAGCGTCGGGGACCCTGCCCGGCACAGTCACCGTCACCAGTCGCCTCACCTTGGTGCCCTTGGGCCGGACAGATGGTGTCAAGGTCAGCTGCAAAGTGGAGCACGAGAGCTTCAAGGAGCCGGTGCTGCTGCCCGTGACCCTCTCCGTGCGCT ACCCCCCCGAGGTCTCCATCTCCGGCTACGATGACAACTGGTACCTGGGCCGGAGCGAGGCCGCCCTCACCTGTGACGTCCGCAGCAACCCAGAGCCCACCGGCTACGACTGGAGCAC GACCTCTGGCGTGTTCCCCGCCGCCGCCGTGGTGCAGGGCCCGCAGCTGCTCATCCACACGGTGGACAGCCTGGTCAACACCACCTTCATCTGCACGGTCACCAACGCCGTGGGCACGGGCCGTGCCGAGCAGCTGGTCCTGGTGCGAG actCCCCCCGGGCCTCGCCCCGAGACGTGGGTCCACTGGTGTGGGGGGCCGTGGGGGGGAcactgctggtgctgctgcttctGGCGGGGGGGTCCTTGGCCTACATCCTgctgagggggaggaggaggcggaaGAGCCCCGGAGAAGGCGCCGGCGGAGACGCGGGAGCCTACGATCCGAAGTCGCAGGTGCTGGGGAACGGGGGCCCCGTCTTCTGGCCGCCCGCAGCCCCCGGGCCCCTGAGGCCGGAGGGCAAAggcgaggaggaagaggaggaggaagaggaggaggaggagaaggcagaggaaggcctCATGTTGCCTCGACCCCCGGCCCTGGAGGACGACATGGAGTCGCAGCTGGACGGCTCCCTCATCTCACGCCGGGCAGTTTACGTGTGA